The genomic region TTTTGACAaggaaaaaaaaataaataaaaattgctTCAGGGCGGATTCGAACCTCCACTCTCATGACTATTCGATCTAACAAACTCTGATGGAACTTCAGTATATAAGTAGCTGTGACGTCAGCacgattttgattggttgagAGCCAAGTAATGGTAAACCTGtttgggaaaaaaaattcgcggccGGCGCACTACTGTGCGCTGTGCACCTATCTTCTTTGTAAATCGAAAAAtccttttctatatccgcggtactgcttgtccgcggtactgcttttcgaGATGTTGTGCATTACTAATACGAGAGGCGGTGTAAGGTACCTTACCCACTTATCTGTAACAAATCCCATGAGCGGTGCAGCTATTGTGAAAGCACAGGGGGCAATGATGAAAACGAGACCCATGACCGCCGGGCCGAGGTGGAACTGGAACAAAAACAAAGCATGGAGACAACAACTAGACTGTTTAGCTAGTTTCGCGGTTGGAATTCAGGGCAATGGGAAATTTTCGCAACCCCCCGAAACGTCagcgcgaacgcctatcccattgttcgacaaaGTTATCGAGAGGTCGAACAATGCGATAGGCGTtcatgttggcgtttcggggatttttgAAAACTCCTAAATTTCGCCAGCGCCGTATATAACAgatgttattgttattattattaagcCCCACATGTTGTTTACATGCATAGTAATCAAAGGCGATTGAGACTCCAAATTGTCATCGAAAGTGCTATTTTGTACGTGCTATTTGACGAATTGCTACGCCATATGTGTCTGATCAGGTTCACAACAGAACCAGAGATGATCTCTCAATCCATCAAGCTAACAGTTcaatcgatcgagataatatctcAATTGATCGAGATGATAAGTCAATAGATCGAGATACTAAAGGTAATGTTTGTTGTTCATGTAAAAAATAAATCACGTGATTTTATTCCAAAGCATTTTCCGCCTCGTATTATCGCATGATAGGCAACATCCTAGTACCATTaagccccgcgtggtggcgctgaggcggccgctgctGGGGGCCTAATTCTAAgcgattttatttttgtaattctTATCCAGAATTTTGGAATGGCAGgataagttttagtgttttaacgacgcatacgagttgtctgtttcagtcataaTTTCAGCCTGTAATGTAATCGAGAGAGTGATTGCGTCACTCTagatatttaaatttaaatttagtaTAAGTTTATTGAGCACCAATATACAAGAGTACAGAACATAAAcaataaaaatacaaacaaacgaaGGAACACAATGATGGCACTCAATAGGGACACCCAGGGGGATCATAGACACATAATAGGGGTCCCCTAAAAATTAAtacatataatgataaaaatcaatcaatattgaactttaaaaaaaaaacaggcACAGAGAGATTTAAAATCTACAGTCAGCACATCCATGTGCACGCATTGTCCGGGTCAAAGCCATATTATGTTTAAGCACATCGGACTATAGCAGGTGTTTTCTTACATATTCAGCACTTCACCAGCTGTTGTGAAATAACCTTGCACATTGTGTACAGAATAAAAATTAACACAACAAATAGGCTGCTATCGGAATTTTACTAAGCTTTACGAATGAGAACCGTGTGTACTGCGACTCCACATGACAAATACAATTGATCACGGTGCCATGTTTGACAAGGACAGAGAATCTGATCACAGACCAAAAATCGAAACATTGAAATTGCAATTTGTCTGTTACTGCTTTTAAATTTTATATTCTAACAGTTCAACATTTTAAACACCCTTtataatagggccgtttagacgacgcgaaaaaatccggatgcgtcccgaatccggattaatttttcgtagtgtaaacgcaaaaagatccggatcaatgtggttgcatccggactaaaaaggtaccatcgccttgggtggttttaatccggattcatccagattcgatccgaatgcggtcttttcgcctgtcgtctaaacggccctattaggCCTGTATGAAGCGAAATACTCATAACTTTCCGGCACAGCCATTATAATAGTTTTTGGCCAAGTGAAGTTTTTTTCGTGCAGTCCATTGAATTGAATTTCCTGAAATCAAATAAACGCCCTTCTCTATTTTATGATATAGCATAGCCTGTCGGCTAAGACGCCGATCAATATTCATGGTCTGTTAGTGTTAGGGAATGTTGGTGTCTTGGAATGCTTGGATGTGACATGCCGTGATGTCCATTGTCCGACATTTTGTAAAACATGCAAACctcactttttttcattttccttgCCTCTTTCACCAACCAGACTGGTCTCCCCGTCATTTCGTAGTTCCATTTCTTCAGTGCTTTATCGCTCCAAAACCGATTGTGCAAAAAGAAATTTACTGGGACGAATTATAAGAAGATTGATATCCCATGTTGATGTCTTTATTCGGACAATTGATCTTGTTACATATTTTGTgcgaatctacatgtatcacgAAGAACATCATgaggatgccatgacgtcatacgGTTACAGTAGCATACGTAATATCAATGACGGGCATATCATTACACATCATGTCAACTCCGGCCATTGCGTGTCAAGTGCGTGCCAAGTCAAGGTTCAGGTTCTGAGTGCGAGTCATCCGGTATTCTATATTGCCCGGCATAAAcgcctttccagaaatggggcgcctaGTGTCCGAAATAgcgatgtcataaggggaaactaggccttatggtggagggacaaaggagatagtcatggttgaccaacacacttgaatgcctttaatgacggacaagggggggagttagttccaatgcaagccaccaatttcgggaagcatgtataggcctTGGGTTATATTTGCTTACAAAACCTCATGTTTTTGTGCAAAAACTTACCTGTTCGAGGTGCTTCCCCAGGACAGGATTCTGAAAGTTTAGGATAAGCATCGCCAACGCATAAGACAGGCATGACATAAGAATGGCTGGCCTCGTTAGTAAGCGCCATATCGACGGCGAGTTTTCCAGTACTTGATCTGCAGCTAAAAAGTAAAGcattgtttaaggaattgataccgaactggcggTATTGGTtgctcaccaaacactgcaaggGTGAAGCCAAAATGTAAACCAAAACCGAGGTTTTAGACAACATTTTTACTTTGTATAGTATACCCGTTTTCATTGCGCGACCCGATATAGTTCTAGGTGGTGACGCGTGGTGGTCATTCGTGGTATCATCCTCCGACCCAGTTTCTTGCTAGATACTGGCGACTGCCTGAAGAATTGTTATTAGAAGACACAATATTTTAAAAAGATCGGCGGCAAGCATGGAAACaaaaaacctgtgaaattaTCGAAGGTCGCTTGAACAAAAATCTCTCGTTTTCGCGGCGTTTTAGTTTCTAAAACCACCGCTTGGGGAAAGGTCTTGTGGTTTTCATGATCGATTTATGCGTACAGATCAAAGATAAAAAAGAGGCCAGCAGTCTAAGCAGATGCATGTAGTAACAAGAAttagtttttatttttttcgtGGTAGTGCTGGACCACCGGGgcaatccattgcgtcatcGTAATTGGGTCTTCTTatgaacgaggccggtccactgcgtccggagtgtagtgcTTGTAACTGTTGTTCTGTGAATACATATATATCTCAGACAAAACTAGGACGGGATGCCAGTCCAGTATTATTCGTGATTTCAACATATCTGTACTTACATTTTAATTGTTTCGGAATCAAACACATGGGAGGAAACGCACTAATTAAAATACACGCCCCTACCACGAAAAAGGGGACCTCGAAACCACCagcctgaaagacaaagaattGCCCGGTCAGAAGTCAGCAAAAGTTGGCCAAACTCTTACGAGTACCTAACTGTCAATGGAGACGccgatgcagtccatttcgtcagcCTGATCGTCATTCCTCTATGGCGGGCCGGGCGGCAAGATGAGGCACTCTCCAACCAGGTGTTCAAGGTGAATTTCTCCCGCGGGCGGCTCGAATCGACGCGTgggtttaaaggggtacaccgtttgtaattactgtgGTCCCACCGCGATGATAGAAACGCAGTTATACACTGGCACAATCCCCATTTCCATTCATAGATTGTGATGGCCGCTATTTTCTGCTGAAAACTCTGTAGAAACACCCCACCCCATTCTTGTTATCCGTGAGCATCTTTCGAGAGTACGGATTGATACCTACCTGGTATAAAGCTCCCCCTAAAGCGGGTCCGACCATAAAACCTGTCCCGACTGATGTCTCTGACAACCCCTGAAGGAGAATAATGTACATATAGAATAGGAGTAGTCTCACCGTAGAGTGGGGTGAAACTGAAGTAGCCCTGGGGTGAAAATGACCCACCTCCAAAAATTATCTTTCGACATATGTTTGCAGTGTACAGTTGGACAATGTCACCCCACCTTGGGCCAATGTCACCCCGTCTTACGGTAGGTGATTTATACTCTCTGGTCAATGATAAAAACAGCCtaattcattgatttctttcGAATTTCCCCACCCATTATCCAGTTCGGCGAGTTCGCTACCGAAAAAACACTCAAGGTTccaaccagggacctcttgacgaCTGGATCACTAGACCACTGTGGTCCCTGGTCGATAATCTCGTGTGAATGAATAATGAAACCACGGTAGCCACTGTCGTCAAGCGTATCGCAAAATACCCTGCTGTACAGGCTGACTACTGATATTAGCTAACGCATGGAAGCGTACGTGAATATACTTACAATTAATGTAGATACTCTTGACGGGTAAATTGACGTCAGTATTGTCATACCGGTGCAAGAACAAATGGCAGAAGCGAGCGCGTCGGCGATCCTCAGAATGAAGCATAATGTTGTGAAGGTCCTCGTGTCCTGGGCCATGTCAAGGAAGCTGAAAAGAGGAAATGAAATGTTAAGGTTAAAAAACATATTATGTTAAGCTTTGagacatgcttgatactcataaCATATGTTCAGGTCAAAAGAAAACAACATTCCAgactaaaagtacatgtatttcgtttGATTcgttatttagttatttcaatttcaatttttagcTATTTTAATTTCCCGCTAAACATAACATTATATTAGTCCCGCATATGGCCGCTAGGGATTAGTCGACGACTTAGAAAAGAACAAAATGGCTACCGCATATTGgaacagttcagagagtgagggGCAGGGTTATCTTACCCATATAATGAAGTAGTTACGGCACCAAAGATGCATCCGCCCAGGAACAGATATTTCGGCGTTACTTTACTCATCTAGGAAAAAACAATTGTGTTAAATTAACAGGAATCCGTCTGCGTAAGGCTATCAGAAAGCCTGTCCCTTTTGCGCTGGGCAAAGCGATCGCTAAAgccaaaaaatatttatttcaatgaCAGGACGTGGTGACTGCTAATTGAGTTACATCACTGTGTACAAACGCGACATGAGCAGAGCCGCCTTTACTAtcaggaagtacatgtacattcacatcCAATTGCCCAATTCTTTGTTGTGTTGGGTGGTCAAGTGGACATAATAATGCCGACGGTGTATAGCGGATTCGCATTGAAATATCCTTTCGTAACAAAAGAATATGTGATCGGTGGACTCTCCTTCCGGGAGATATAGCATGCTTGTTTGTACACAGTGTACATGATAATTGTTTAAGCTAATGGATTTGATCAGCATACCTGATAACTTtaatgtggggggggggggggggtagaacGATTCCCTTTCGTCATGTTTTGTATATTAGGTGTCATACGCTGCAACAGTTGGTCTCCtttttgtaaactttgtatCAATGTAGGCGCCACTGTTGAAGAATAAGCTACGCTCTTGCACACTGAAGCTCGTGTTGCATTTTCCGATCAGCATGCAACTATGTATACGCCATATGCATACAGATGCAGCCACTGTTATGTAATATGACTTTGTATACATGCAGGTTAACCTTTTGACAGAAGGTGGTACGCATGTCCTTATAAAGACCAGATGAATACTCACAACTGCTCCGACTAGTGGCGAAAAAAGCAGATTGGCAAACTCGTAGGAAGCAAAGATGGCTCCGGTCATTGTTACACTGACTCCTTTCTTAGCAGCCTGAAGAAATAGAAGATTATGTGGGTTTAGGCTTATATATATTAGGGTGTTTTCGCAAAgcctccgaaacgccaacgtgtaCGTATATTACACCGAAAAGGCGCTTGCGTTGGCGTTCGCCAAATAAAGACCAAATCATTTTCTTATGTCTTCGAACCCCCAAAAATAGGAGAAATAAtggcaatttttttaattttagaaTTATACATTGAAATTGCTGCGACACCAttctcaaagatgttgaaagaAATAATTTCACATTTCCTTCAGGAAACAACATCCCCTTTAATCGTCATGTTGGGACTCTACAAGCAGGACGTAACTACGGTCACTCATCGAACCTATTCACGCGTGTTCGAGGAATTCGTCCACGCTTATCGAATCAAAGACAATGCAGGCCCGTAGCTGTATATTTAAGTCACccgaagatgaccaatttgaatcCTATAGTTCCTGCATATAGGCTCCCTATTGTGTACTGTGTAAAAGAGCGTCATAAGCAGAGCTTGCTATACTAACAGGAAGTACATTCCAATGGCCCAATTCTTTGTTAtatagggtggacaagtgcacataaaATTCCGAcggggtatagcccattgaaaaaTTAATAGCCATTCGCATTGAAATGCCCTTTTGTAACAAAGAATGTGATTAATGGACTCTACTTCCGGGAGATATAGCATGCTCGTTTGTACACTGTGTTGTGCATCAATTTGAAAACCCGCTTACCTCTTTCGGGAAAAACGGCGCCAGCAGCGAATAACCACAAGAGAAAAATAAGTTTACGGAGAGCAAGCTCGCAATACAAACAATATCACAAAACAAAAGTGTGTCCTTTTGCGGCTTCTCTTCCTCCGTATCCTTTCCAAATTTCGTCGATAGAGGTCTCTCCGTCATCTCTGGGTCAAGGTCGTGGTTGTtttcattgaaatcacttgCTGGAGCTAAAGAAGATTTGAGAGTCAGAGTTTTGCGGCCACATACAGCACATTTTGATTATCGACATTGAAATAGAGCCGATTTTGTTTTATAAATTTTGGCTTGATTTCTGCCTATGACTTCTCTCTTCCGTATTGTTTTTCTACGCCAAAGAATGCACTCGAATGCCTTCGATGCACTCAAATGTGCGCAGAATGTGCATGTCTTCTACATCACCGGAGACTTTGGATGTGCGCCGCCATGCTTTGTTTAAGTAACATATAGCCCCGAAAATAGGTAAGGTAACCTATAGTCATGGTAGATAGACACTATAAAACATGTGGGATGATCCTATGT from Lineus longissimus chromosome 19, tnLinLong1.2, whole genome shotgun sequence harbors:
- the LOC135503252 gene encoding MFS-type transporter SLC18B1-like isoform X2 is translated as MAPASDFNENNHDLDPEMTERPLSTKFGKDTEEEKPQKDTLLFCDIVCIASLLSVNLFFSCGYSLLAPFFPKEAAKKGVSVTMTGAIFASYEFANLLFSPLVGAVMSKVTPKYLFLGGCIFGAVTTSLYGFLDMAQDTRTFTTLCFILRIADALASAICSCTGMTILTSIYPSRVSTLIGLSETSVGTGFMVGPALGGALYQAGGFEVPFFVVGACILISAFPPMCLIPKQLKSADQVLENSPSIWRLLTRPAILMSCLSYALAMLILNFQNPVLGKHLEQFHLGPAVMGLVFIIAPCAFTIAAPLMGFVTDKWKCGRTCTVVGTFVLSALYLIMGPFPLFHLQPALWMTAVPLLIQGLAAACTTIAGFTLILEDAKKVGFPDSMGTKGLVSGLVMFSFNFGAFVGPLMAGALVGAVGYGWACSVVSLVSFVVAIIFSITYGVLRYQQRSLSEPETPFLEDDKNQLNESSHILMRKIPTYSSPSSDKPSSSPSSH
- the LOC135503252 gene encoding MFS-type transporter SLC18B1-like isoform X1; this encodes MGTPAPASDFNENNHDLDPEMTERPLSTKFGKDTEEEKPQKDTLLFCDIVCIASLLSVNLFFSCGYSLLAPFFPKEAAKKGVSVTMTGAIFASYEFANLLFSPLVGAVMSKVTPKYLFLGGCIFGAVTTSLYGFLDMAQDTRTFTTLCFILRIADALASAICSCTGMTILTSIYPSRVSTLIGLSETSVGTGFMVGPALGGALYQAGGFEVPFFVVGACILISAFPPMCLIPKQLKSADQVLENSPSIWRLLTRPAILMSCLSYALAMLILNFQNPVLGKHLEQFHLGPAVMGLVFIIAPCAFTIAAPLMGFVTDKWKCGRTCTVVGTFVLSALYLIMGPFPLFHLQPALWMTAVPLLIQGLAAACTTIAGFTLILEDAKKVGFPDSMGTKGLVSGLVMFSFNFGAFVGPLMAGALVGAVGYGWACSVVSLVSFVVAIIFSITYGVLRYQQRSLSEPETPFLEDDKNQLNESSHILMRKIPTYSSPSSDKPSSSPSSH
- the LOC135503252 gene encoding MFS-type transporter SLC18B1-like isoform X3: MGTPAPASDFNENNHDLDPEMTERPLSTKFGKDTEEEKPQKDTLLFCDIVCIASLLSVNLFFSCGYSLLAPFFPKEAAKKGVSVTMTGAIFASYEFANLLFSPLVGAVMSKVTPKYLFLGGCIFGAVTTSLYGFLDMAQDTRTFTTLCFILRIADALASAICSCTGMTILTSIYPSRVSTLIGLSETSVGTGFMVGPALGGALYQAGGFEVPFFVVGACILISAFPPMCLIPKQLKSADQVLENSPSIWRLLTRPAILMSCLSYALAMLILNFQNPVLGKHLEQFHLGPAVMGLVFIIAPCAFTIAAPLMGFVTDKWKCGRTCTVVGTFVLSALYLIMGPFPLFHLQPALWMTAVPLLIQGLAAACTTIAGFTLILEDAN